aaaaaattgttgacaTCCTTTTTGGGGATGAGGAATAGATAAAAAATCTGTAAGTATGTAATTTatattcaggaagaagaaaacaacttGGAACTTTCTGGTAGTTAAATTGTTTCTGAAGCCCTGTGACTAGAAATCTAAGTTCACAGGGTCATTTGAAAGCCATtacaatatttattcaacaaattatttttgaacagTAGTTATAGGTCTAAATCATCTGTGACTGATATCTTTTGTGGGATGAATTTTTATTAgatataatttcaaacttacagaaatacTGCAACATCAGTTCACCCTTCATACAGACTCGCCAGTTGCTTTTCTTAACTATATGAAAGTTGGAGAAATTATGCCCAGCTACCCCTAAATACTTTAGCGAGTGtcttctaaaaggaaaaatattctgcaACCTAACCACCATGCAACTATCCAACTCAGGAAATTTAATGTTGATGTAAAACCATTATcgaattaaaatgttataaattgcCTTAATGTccttcatagttttttttttttttttttcccctacacaGATCCAATCCAGGATCATGCATTTAGTTGTTACACTTTGTGGTCTTCTTTAACCTGGGATAATTCcttggtctttctctgtctttcttgaCCTTCACACTTTTGAGAATTACAGGCAAGTTGATTTGTATAATGCTCCTCAGTTTGGATCTGTCTGATGGTGTCTCATTATTAGATTCAGGGTAGGAATTTTTAGCAGGAATATGTGCTTGATTTTAAATCCCAGAATAGTCCCCTCTGCCCACATCTCCCACACTTTGATCGGACACCATACACAGTTGGGGGACCTTTGAGGTCTCCTGGTGAAATACAGACCTTTTCTCGGCTTCCTCTTATGATCCCTAATTTAGCCATCAAAAATGCTAAAATCCTGAGGAGGATGTctgctttttaaagaatttatactCAGTTTAAACCTTATATtaattccaaattctttcttaatGTGTGGCCCCCTTCCTAATTCCCTATGTATTAGCACCTGCTTCATTATTATTGTGAAGAAAAAACTATTCATTGAGGTGGATAAATGGCTTATGGAGATAAATAACATGACatgaatgtaataaaaatgtttccctcttgtaaaataaatagcattttttaaagtttatttattaattttgagagagagagtgtgcgtgtgtgtgtgtgagtgagtgggggaggggcaaagagaaagggagagagagaatctaaagcagctccacaatgtcagtacagagcccaacacagggctccacaGGGCTCGACGTGGTGCTCTTTGTGGggttcaacatggggcttgatcctacgaccctgggacctgagccgaaatcaagagtagggcacttaaccaactgagccacccaggtgaccctaaataAGTAGCATTTTTAACCAAACCCTTTAAGACCGTACATCTTTCTGGAGAGAAACAGTCAACTGCACAGtagtctccccgccccccccacatacacacaaaacagaGCTTTAAACAGGCCCTAAATAAAGAAGTTCAAGGCTTCAGTGATGCCTGGAGTTTGACTGTGCCTATTCAGTCTCTGCTCCCTCATGCTGAATATCCAAGGCTGCCATGAAACGGAAGGAGGAGGATGTGTGGGTGAAGAGTGGGCAGAGAAGACTCCCAAGAATTGGAAACTATGCGAAGAGTAGCAGCCAGCAGCTAATTAGTTTCAGCTCTGAAATGACCCCTTTGTGTGGCTTGTCCTTCCTGAGAGAAAGGTTAAAATGCTGTCATGCCTGCTTTTAGCAGTGTGGTAATTAAAACAATTAATCCCAGGTTCTAAATAAGGTGGCTTTGCTTATTTGGCTGAAGAGAGAATGGTCCTCCTTCATTTTTTCCCGCTCCTACTCACTGAACATCACGTTCAAGAAATAAGCAAATACCTATATTATACTTCTACACATAGGGCCTATTTAGAGGGAGGAATGATCATTAAGGAAGATTCTAGAATCGAAAGTTATCTATTTTCCTAAAACTGAGAAGCAAACTTATTTTGAGATGTTCCTATCATAGCTCTTTACTAAGCTCTGCTGGGATATAAAGTCAGTTGATAAAGACAGCTAATAATTATTGTGCATTTACCATGTGCTGAGTCACAATGTAGAGATTTTACATGGTTTATCCTATTTAATCCTCCCTAAAATCTGTGAGTTGGATGGTATTATCCTTATTGTGATCATGTCCAGTTTATtagatgaggaagctgggacCAAGAAAAGTGAAGAGATTAGACCATGATGAGTTAGAgtagaggcaggatttgaacacaggcagGCAGTCTGGCCCAGAGGCCATTGCTCAACCACCACGCTATCTGTATTTCAGATTCCAACTTGCCTACAGTCTAGTGGGTACCATAAGACAATGAAGACAAGATGAATCCATGCCAAATGAGTGGATTAGGTTCATCTGGGAAGATTTCACAGAACAAGGTAGATTTAAACAAGGCTGAAAGGTAGAATGAGTTTGATTTTGGTTAAGAGGGGTATGAAGGGCCTTCCAGGTAAGGGGAGCCACATGACAACTTCAAGTACTGGGACAAAAAACTGAATACTTGGGCCAAGGCAGAGAGCTCCTGCAGTCATTTGCAGGAGACCTTTATCTCCTAGGCCTCACACTTCTATAAAAGAGAGGTAACATCCACTCCGGTCCCTAACAGCAAACTCTGAGAGACTAATGTCTATGAAGTGCACATTGGCTGTAGTTCAGGCTCACTGCAATGGCAAGGCAATAGGGCCTGCCATGTCCTTCCCACTTCCCTTGGGCAATAAGCATTGCCCTGGGTTCCAGTCTCCATGGGGTTATCAGAAAAGGCTGAGCCTGCCTCTGGTTGGTCCATCCTGGTTTCTGCTCTTTGTTTCAGCTTCACTTCCTGGAGCTACTAGTTGGTTGAAATTAATTCAGGATGTGGCAATACAAAGCCCTAACACACTCTCCAATTTGGTTTCATCACCAATAAAGCTATCTGGATTTCCATCTGACTTCTTGTGTCTGTTGTAAGTGATCAGAACTTGGATGAAAGATGAACAGCTGGTACTTCCCAAACTTCCAACAACAGGGAAGTGGtagaaaattccatttaaatttttttttcaacgttttttatttatttttgggacagagagagacagagcatgaacgggggaggggcagagagagagggagacacagaatcggaaacaggctccaggctctgagccatcagcccagagcccgacgcggggctcgaacccacggaccgcgagatcgtgacctggctgaagtcggatgcttaaccaactgcgccacccaggcgcccctagaaaattccatttaaaagatAGATTAGACATGGTAGACCAAGGAGAGCCTTGAAGGCTGgtataaggaatttttttaagtttatttatttattttgagagagagatggagtacaagtcggggaggggcagagagaaggtaagacagaatcccaagcaggctttacaccatcagtgcagagcctgactcagggctcaaactcacagaactgtgagatcatgacctaagccgagatctagagttggacacgtaaccaactgagccacccaggcgcccctggtataaGGAATTTACTCACAGCCTATAGGAATTATTTACTATAACTCTCTGTGAAAGAGTGCatgcacgcgcatgcacacacacaaacacacacacacacacacacacacagtggttaGCCATAAAGGAAATCACTGTGGGACCTGAGTCCAAAATAATCTCTAGAGCTTTAATGTCATCAACTCCCCACTTCCCCGCAAATTTGCTAAGAAccttaagtcatttttttttaatttttttttcaacgtttttttatttatttttgggacagagagagacagagcatgaacgggggaggggcagagagagagggagacacagaatcggaaacaggctccaggctctgagccatcagcccagagcctgacgcggggctcgaactcacggaccgcgagatcgtgacctggctgaagtcggacgcttaaccgactgcgccacccaggcgccccgagaaccttaagtcatttttaaaagccaaactaagagtacaaacttccagttataagatgaataataTCTGAGGGTCTAATATACGGTGACAATAGTTAACGATACTGtgttgtatacttaaaatatgttaagAGTGTATATCTTAAGTTTTATCACAAAAAGGTAACTGTGATGTGCTGAATGTATTCATTAATTTGACTGTGGTAATAATTTCACAATGTAAATGTATATCAAATTACCatgctgtacactttaaatatattataattttagttgtcaattttacctcaataaaacagtaaaaacaaaaaaaaaaataaaagccaaactaATATGTTGTCCACATGTCTTTGAATGATTTGTTTGCCCCACAAGTTGCTGTTTTTCAAGAATTATGTGATGCCCAAGGAACATTTTAGCCTATTTGGGAGACTTTAATAAAGCTTTCTTGTACAGCCCCATTATTGACGTTAAAAGACACtaataaataatgacaaatataatgtcattatttggaaatatatgCTTGCATCTTTCTTCCCAATCTACCTTAAATTATAGTCTTTCAATTGATCTCACAAtattaggtgatttttttctcattcatttaaaaaatttttaaaaacatttatttattttgagagagagaacacgagcagaggaggggcagagagagggagagagaatcccaagtggggtccacactgtcagcgcagagcccgatgtagggcttaaactcacaaactgtgagatcatgacctgaaatcagttgagtcggacactcaaccgactaagtcacccaggcacccccttttttttctcattttgatttatgtgtttgagtgccaatttgaaaataattttgattgaaagtatatattttaagtacaGAGATCTGAGTTTTAATCCAAATCTGAAAATTGTTAACTGCTTCCTTGCATCTCTTACTGGCGACTACCAGCAAATGGGCAGAATTCCTTTCTCCAGATAGAACTTTTCCAgtacattcctttttattatcaaAAGACTTTGCATGAAAACAGGAAGATATGGTTTTCTCTTTAACTGAGAAAAACACTTGTCCCAATCTCTGTAAAATGTTCTTCCTATGCCTCTGACCCTTGGACGATAAAAGCAATGATAGTATGACTTTGGTCTTCCTGCTCCAGGAAGGAAAGTTGCTGTAGGAAGAGAATtgactttttttcacttctgTGGCTTGAGAACAAGTTATAACTCCAGTTTTTCAAAGTGCATGGAAAATAATACACAATTATTGGATTGCTATCTGTCGGACTATAGATTTAGTAGAAAGGAACCCACCAGAAAAatccaatgtatttttaaaagaatgctacATTTTACTGCTTCTCCTTCCTTTGGCTTCTGGAATTTAACCTCCATCTGACCCATCTCCATTCTAATAGTGTAGAGCCACTTTGGCTCTATTAGTACTTCCTTAAAgttatcttcttttttctgttacatGAACTGCACAGCCAGTTGTTCaatcagcatttttaaagtttatttatctatttacacACAACCTTGTTCTAGAAATGGTTTAAGGTGGCttaaaagaaaccataaaatatacCAAGAAATTAGTGACAGAAGAGGCAGAAATGAAGCTTCTGTAGAAATGCTTATACAATCCTACTCATTGACACCGGGTGGACCACAAATTTGGCTCTAAGCTTTCTCACAGGCagtcagaaaaagaaacttaatcATTTGCAGtgtccacaaaacaaaaacaaatcaattacCCAGGCAAAGAACTGTTATTCGCAATACTGAGACCAGAAAGAAATTTCTCTTGAGAGGCTTCATAGAGATGGTCAGTGTATGATGTCATCATCAGTATTCTCGGTAGCAACCtaattgaaaacataaaagataaatTTCACAGGGCTTTTCTTATTATCTTCAACATAACAGATGGCATCACAGCAACTTGAAAACCGGGAAAGCCATTTTATCATGAGTTTGAGGGTTGGGGGTGAGCACAAGGTACTCCTATCTCCCCTCTGCTAGGCAAAACCAAAGGTAAATTTTAGAACAACGGGATCTAATCCAGTACCAATAATGGTTTCAGAGAAATTCTAAAACCTCTaaatttgtatgcattttatGAATAGGtaagttcatttttcttcacagaGAAACCATCGTGTATCAGATCCTCAATGCACACAAGCAATTCACAAAAGCTAGGTACAATTTCTAGAAAACCTAGAGGATTAATCACGCTACCTTTCTcctattcttcatatttttccccACAGCCTagctttcctccccacctcccactcctgCAAAAAGaacctttttttgtttccatttgatcTCACAGCATAGGCAAGCTTGTCAGCATGGTTAAAAATTTGCGTTCTGGCTGAAGAAAGAAGCTCGAGCAGACATCTTGACGCTGGGTAAATGCAGACGGGTTCCTCAAAGGCTGCTGGGCACTGCACGGGAGGCTCCAAGTTGTGCTGCGGGGTGAGCTTTTTGAAGAGATACTCACCCAGCCCGGCCTGAGGGCCAGCCAGCCTGCGGAGGTTGGTGAGGTGGTCGCCCATCTTCTTGATGACTTTCATCTCCTCCTCTAGGAAGTGGCTTTTGAGGAGGTCACAGAGACCGGGATCTCCGTTGGCGGCACCCAGGGCATGCAGATCCAAAAGGGCCTGGTTCAGGTTCTTCTCCAAGGCCATGGCGGCTTCCATGGCGTCCACGCTGCCACGCCACCCATCTTGGGACAGCTCTTGCCAGTCCTGAAGGAAGGGGCAGCCGCTCCACTGGTTTCGCATCTTAAAGAGACGGTGGGCGCCCTCACGCTTCTCCTCAGCTAACTCTTGGAAGAAGCGGCCCATGCCCTTCGGAGCTACATCGTTGCCTCCTTCAAAATAGAAGCGAAGAGAGAGGTAGGTGTAGGAGGCCTGCAGATGCAGGTTCACCAGGCGCTGGAGTGCAGCCTCCATCTGGGCGGAATAATTCTGCTGGATCTGGGTGCTCATGGTTGGTGAGCCGGGAGGAGCGAAGCGTAAAATATGGTGCTTGCGGGTCTTGGAAGCACGGGAGAGCAAAGAGGATTCTGCCGGAAGTTGTAACTGAAGGGGAGGGCCTAGAGGTGAGAGGTTGGCAGGGATAGGAGGAGGTAGGGAAGGGCTGGGGCTACCCAGTCTGTTCAATCCGATAGACAATTCTAGAGGGCTGCAGGGTGAACTCTAAGTCTAGTTTTTGATAAGagtttaattctttctttcctaattatTAGAAAGGAGTTTTTACCTCTCATTGTGCCCCGTTTCTTACTTACAAGATGAGGTAAGAACGTTCAAGGTTAAGAATGTTAAGTATCGATAGTGAAATGCCTCCAGTCTTCATTTGTGACTTAAAACTcccttgtttcttattttatagagTCTATAGGAATTTATCGTTTCCTGCTCCTAAAGCCTCATTTACAGGGTGACTATTAGTTCCAGTTTGCCCAGAACAGTCTTGTTGCCCTGGTGCAATTATTAATAGTTtcccttaataaataaataaaatagtatccCCGTTCACACTCAAAAGGGTCCTTGTTTGGAATATACATTACATGGTCACcttacttattattattaagaaGGTCAAAATCTACACTATCGAATGAGAAATGGATGAGCGTCTAAGACATTGAATTTGGACATAATTCATTTCCACTTTATTAATTAATCATACCAGTAAGAATCCCATCATAAATTTTCTACTAGtcaggcttcattttttttttttaattttttttttcaacgtttatttatttttgcgacagagagagacagagcatgaacgggggagggacagagagagagggagacacagaatcggaaacaggctccaggctctgagccatcagcccagagcccgacgcggggctcgaactcacggaccgcgagatcgtgacctggctgaagtcggaggcttaaccgactgcgccacccaggcgcccctagtcaggcttcattttttcatgtgttgatgCATTTATTCCTTCTAATAGAAGATCTACTGGATACCGTTTATGTGCCAGGTGTTTTGTTAGGTACTGGTGGCTTCTTGTGATTACCCAGATATTCCACCATTAACTTAAACATGTCATGTGAAAGGGAAGTAAAGATGAAAGTGTAGACTTATAAATCCTACCACAATAGAAAATAATCCATACAGGATGAGTTAGCTATTCTCAGTTGGAA
The DNA window shown above is from Lynx canadensis isolate LIC74 chromosome X, mLynCan4.pri.v2, whole genome shotgun sequence and carries:
- the LOC115507184 gene encoding ferritin light chain-like, with protein sequence MSTQIQQNYSAQMEAALQRLVNLHLQASYTYLSLRFYFEGGNDVAPKGMGRFFQELAEEKREGAHRLFKMRNQWSGCPFLQDWQELSQDGWRGSVDAMEAAMALEKNLNQALLDLHALGAANGDPGLCDLLKSHFLEEEMKVIKKMGDHLTNLRRLAGPQAGLGCYREY